In a genomic window of Microbacterium amylolyticum:
- a CDS encoding glycosyltransferase — protein MTNGIIMHEWLSPAGGSENVFEAIARAFPDAERWCLWNEANRLQPINETVLARTPLKGKKALALPFMPAVWRNLPRRDADWILASTHLFAHHARFAGPARDAPKLVYAHTPARYIWVPELDGRGESLPARAASALLKPLDRKRAQEPVAIAANSRFIAQRIADTWERDAEVIYPNVDVTRILAEPQLTPAEQATLDALPADFLLGFSRFVPYKRLEAAIDAGRVSGLPVVLAGGGDGEAQLRAYGNDRHPGKVTFCLNPSDALLSAILRRATALVFAPIEDFGIIPVEAMAAGTPVITGAVGGAVESVIDGTTGAHVHDWNSDAELRTAVERATAADPAACRERAKDFSAEVFDEKIRDFVARNT, from the coding sequence GTGACAAACGGGATCATCATGCACGAATGGCTCTCCCCCGCTGGCGGATCGGAGAACGTCTTCGAGGCGATCGCGCGCGCCTTCCCGGACGCCGAACGTTGGTGCCTGTGGAACGAGGCAAACCGGCTGCAGCCCATCAACGAAACGGTCCTCGCCCGCACTCCCCTCAAGGGAAAAAAGGCCCTCGCCCTGCCCTTCATGCCGGCGGTGTGGCGCAACCTCCCGAGGCGCGACGCCGACTGGATCCTCGCCAGCACCCACCTGTTCGCGCACCACGCCCGCTTTGCCGGCCCCGCCCGCGACGCCCCCAAACTGGTCTACGCCCACACCCCCGCTCGGTACATCTGGGTGCCAGAGCTCGACGGCCGCGGCGAAAGCCTGCCGGCCCGTGCCGCCTCCGCACTGCTCAAGCCCCTAGACCGCAAGCGCGCCCAGGAGCCCGTGGCGATCGCCGCCAACAGCCGCTTCATCGCCCAGCGCATCGCCGACACCTGGGAACGGGACGCCGAGGTGATCTACCCCAACGTAGACGTCACGCGAATCCTCGCCGAACCGCAACTCACCCCCGCCGAACAGGCCACGCTGGATGCCCTGCCCGCCGACTTCCTCCTCGGCTTCAGCCGCTTCGTGCCCTATAAGCGCCTCGAAGCAGCCATCGACGCCGGTCGCGTCTCGGGACTTCCCGTTGTCCTCGCCGGCGGCGGCGACGGCGAAGCCCAGCTGCGGGCATACGGCAACGATCGCCACCCCGGCAAGGTCACCTTCTGCCTAAACCCCTCCGACGCGCTGCTGTCGGCCATCCTCCGCCGCGCCACCGCGCTCGTATTCGCCCCCATCGAAGACTTCGGCATCATCCCCGTGGAAGCAATGGCCGCCGGAACCCCCGTCATCACCGGCGCGGTCGGCGGAGCCGTGGAATCGGTGATCGACGGCACAACGGGCGCCCACGTGCACGACTGGAACAGTGACGCCGAACTGCGCACGGCCGTCGAACGCGCCACGGCCGCGGACCCCGCCGCCTGCCGCGAGCGCGCAAAGGACTTCTCCGCCGAGGTCTTCGACGAGAAAATCCGCGACTTCGTCGCCAGGAACACGTAA
- a CDS encoding acyltransferase family protein yields the protein MHPASRIAWIDAARAICVLGVVLMHTVLSIQAFSLDIPTWRIAVDEFGPFRMSALSLLSGLLLSRRIRTGWHDSSVRSSIAHSLWLYAVWLLLFTIFAITVGSFFWTGPIGMGTTKQAWQAFASQLILPRTVLWYVLALAVWSALLTTVRRADPGLVLVLLGTVSVLSSWMPLLEGSDQYRNICRYAVFFAIGVYGARLLRRWMSDEPARVLGWSALAFVAFRGLEWFVDTEHIGDFVALPRDIAGALALLAAIVFVCRLRPASTALAWIGRRTLPIYVMHGLLLELLILFPGWWVRPLQSSEALLQLSPILITLGCAAAAIAVYELAMRTPARVVFVLPTPVAKAVRA from the coding sequence ATGCACCCGGCATCACGGATCGCCTGGATCGACGCCGCACGCGCCATCTGCGTGCTGGGCGTTGTTCTCATGCACACCGTGCTGTCGATCCAGGCGTTCAGCCTCGACATTCCCACGTGGCGCATCGCGGTTGACGAGTTCGGGCCCTTCCGAATGTCGGCGCTCTCGCTGCTCAGCGGCCTGCTGCTCTCGCGCCGCATCCGCACCGGGTGGCATGACAGCTCCGTGCGCTCATCGATCGCCCATTCCCTCTGGCTCTACGCCGTTTGGCTGCTGCTGTTCACGATCTTCGCGATCACCGTCGGATCCTTCTTCTGGACAGGGCCGATCGGCATGGGCACGACAAAGCAGGCCTGGCAGGCGTTCGCGTCACAACTGATCCTGCCGCGCACCGTGCTCTGGTACGTGCTGGCGCTGGCCGTGTGGAGCGCGCTGCTGACCACCGTGCGCCGCGCCGACCCCGGCCTCGTGCTGGTGCTCCTGGGCACCGTCTCGGTACTGAGCTCCTGGATGCCGCTCCTCGAAGGCTCAGACCAGTACCGCAACATCTGCCGGTACGCCGTGTTCTTCGCGATCGGTGTTTATGGGGCCCGGCTCCTGCGCAGGTGGATGAGCGACGAACCGGCGCGCGTTCTCGGCTGGTCGGCGCTCGCATTCGTCGCGTTCCGCGGACTGGAGTGGTTCGTCGACACCGAGCACATCGGTGACTTCGTGGCCCTCCCCCGCGACATCGCGGGCGCCCTGGCGCTACTCGCCGCCATCGTTTTCGTGTGCCGCCTGCGTCCCGCCAGCACGGCGCTCGCGTGGATCGGCCGGCGCACCCTGCCGATCTACGTGATGCACGGACTTCTCCTGGAGCTGCTCATCCTCTTCCCCGGCTGGTGGGTGCGCCCGCTGCAATCGAGCGAGGCCCTGCTGCAGCTGAGCCCGATCCTCATCACCCTCGGCTGCGCCGCCGCCGCGATCGCCGTGTACGAGCTCGCGATGCGCACCCCGGCGCGCGTGGTGTTCGTTCTACCGACGCCCGTGGCGAAAGCCGTTCGGGCGTAG
- a CDS encoding DUF2332 domain-containing protein — protein MTDTLAAAYRHWADVEARGVSPVYEDWARGIAEHPATLRLIASLPHGKRQPNLVFGAARFVGAPVGSSRDVISWLAEHWHRVDPVIVSRSTQTNEAGRCAVLLPVLSRMDGPLALIEVGASAGLCLFPDRYSYRYAADGAETTIDPAEGPSPVVLPCSIDAPSVPSRLPEVVWRAGVDLNPIDVTDADQMNWLETLVWPEHHDRRQRLRAAAALAAGDPPHVVPGDLIERLPDLIDQAPDGARVVVFHSAVLVYLTPERREEFARLVRSFPNVTWVSNEGAGVLPEVTARVREPIGGRTILAVDQKPVALVAPHGQSYQAVSAA, from the coding sequence ATGACGGACACACTCGCTGCCGCCTATAGACACTGGGCCGATGTTGAGGCCCGCGGTGTTTCACCCGTGTACGAAGACTGGGCCCGTGGCATTGCGGAACATCCGGCCACGCTGCGACTCATCGCGTCACTGCCGCACGGCAAGCGTCAGCCGAATCTTGTCTTTGGCGCCGCACGCTTTGTCGGGGCGCCCGTCGGATCGTCGAGGGACGTCATTTCGTGGCTCGCCGAGCATTGGCATCGCGTTGATCCGGTGATCGTTTCGCGCAGCACTCAGACCAACGAGGCGGGCCGGTGCGCCGTTCTGCTCCCTGTTCTTTCGCGAATGGATGGGCCGCTGGCGCTGATCGAGGTGGGCGCATCCGCGGGTCTGTGTCTGTTCCCGGACCGGTACAGCTATCGCTACGCCGCGGACGGCGCAGAGACGACGATTGATCCGGCGGAGGGGCCGAGCCCCGTAGTGCTCCCGTGCTCTATCGACGCCCCATCCGTCCCATCCCGGCTGCCGGAGGTGGTGTGGCGCGCGGGCGTCGATCTGAACCCGATCGACGTGACCGATGCCGACCAGATGAACTGGCTGGAAACGCTTGTCTGGCCAGAGCATCATGATCGCCGTCAACGTCTGCGCGCCGCTGCCGCGCTCGCCGCTGGCGATCCGCCACACGTGGTGCCGGGAGACCTTATCGAGCGACTTCCCGACCTCATCGATCAGGCTCCGGACGGCGCGCGCGTGGTCGTGTTTCACAGCGCCGTTCTCGTGTACCTGACGCCGGAAAGGCGCGAAGAGTTCGCCCGGCTGGTCAGATCGTTCCCGAATGTGACGTGGGTGTCGAACGAAGGCGCGGGCGTTCTCCCGGAGGTCACAGCGCGGGTGCGCGAACCCATCGGCGGCAGGACGATTCTTGCTGTCGACCAGAAGCCGGTTGCGCTGGTCGCCCCGCACGGGCAGAGCTATCAGGCGGTGTCGGCGGCGTGA
- a CDS encoding TetR/AcrR family transcriptional regulator, giving the protein MTTVVDGRRARGDRSRQAVLAVAMQRASTDGLTGVSIAQLAAETSTSKSGVAALFGSKEQLQLAVVAEAKRTFIDVVVKPARSAPRGIRRLRALVRTWIDYSSGRTFAGGCFFLAVSAEFAAHPGPVRDAITEAMDLWRSYLEISIARAMEDGDLPRLDDATQLVFELEAMLSHANAASVLHGGDVPYHRAERAISERLIALGYAPR; this is encoded by the coding sequence ATGACAACCGTGGTCGACGGGCGCCGGGCACGCGGCGACAGGTCCCGCCAGGCCGTGCTCGCGGTCGCGATGCAACGGGCATCGACCGATGGGCTCACCGGCGTCTCGATCGCGCAGCTCGCCGCCGAAACATCGACCAGCAAGAGTGGCGTCGCGGCGCTGTTCGGCTCAAAGGAGCAGCTTCAGCTCGCCGTCGTTGCCGAGGCCAAGCGCACTTTTATCGACGTGGTCGTGAAGCCCGCCCGTTCTGCCCCTCGCGGTATTCGGCGCCTCCGGGCGCTCGTTCGCACGTGGATCGACTACTCCTCCGGGCGCACCTTCGCCGGCGGGTGTTTCTTTCTCGCGGTATCCGCGGAGTTCGCCGCACACCCCGGTCCGGTGCGCGACGCGATCACCGAGGCCATGGATCTCTGGCGCTCGTATCTGGAGATCTCGATCGCACGCGCGATGGAAGACGGGGATCTGCCGCGCCTCGATGATGCGACACAGCTGGTTTTCGAGCTTGAGGCGATGCTCTCCCACGCCAACGCCGCGTCCGTGCTGCATGGCGGCGACGTCCCGTACCACCGCGCCGAGCGCGCGATCTCGGAGCGTCTCATCGCCCTGGGGTACGCGCCGCGGTAG
- a CDS encoding alpha/beta hydrolase: MPAKALTHAIDRLSPTLAAAITYPTYVGGGKRRAVHERERATHEEARRTRMHIGGRRIIVYEWGTGPRTVLLVHGWRGRASQFASIVRELRSAGFRVVSFDAPASGDSQGRRTHMGEFQRVISVLARREPTGRFPLVVAHSAGTLAALVAAADRGITGRIVAISPVVRFSYLGEAFARMAGLGNAARLRHEGWFAARLRREGVDAGPYDLLARDLPPHLHVDVVHDTDDPLSDVTESRRFAARHPGQVRLVETVGLGHSHILRADVTLDTVLAVAERGA; the protein is encoded by the coding sequence ATGCCCGCGAAAGCCCTGACTCACGCCATTGATCGTCTGTCGCCCACGCTCGCCGCCGCCATCACTTACCCCACCTATGTCGGCGGAGGGAAGCGGCGTGCGGTGCATGAACGCGAACGCGCGACCCATGAAGAGGCGCGGCGAACCCGTATGCACATCGGCGGCCGCCGAATCATCGTGTACGAATGGGGCACAGGACCCCGCACCGTGCTCCTCGTCCACGGTTGGCGCGGACGCGCCTCCCAGTTCGCGTCGATCGTGCGGGAGCTGCGGTCCGCCGGATTCCGCGTGGTTTCGTTCGACGCACCCGCCTCCGGCGATTCCCAAGGAAGGCGGACGCACATGGGAGAGTTCCAACGGGTGATCAGCGTGCTCGCACGACGCGAGCCAACGGGCCGTTTCCCCCTGGTCGTCGCACACTCGGCCGGAACTCTCGCGGCGCTCGTCGCGGCAGCGGATCGGGGCATCACCGGGCGCATCGTGGCGATCTCCCCCGTCGTGCGCTTCTCCTATCTCGGCGAGGCATTCGCGCGCATGGCCGGCCTGGGGAATGCCGCGCGGCTGCGCCACGAGGGGTGGTTCGCCGCCCGGCTGCGACGAGAGGGCGTCGATGCGGGACCCTACGACCTCCTCGCCCGAGACCTTCCGCCGCACCTCCATGTTGACGTCGTCCACGACACCGACGACCCGTTGTCTGATGTGACCGAAAGTCGGCGCTTCGCCGCCCGGCATCCCGGCCAGGTACGGCTCGTCGAAACAGTGGGCCTCGGGCATTCGCACATCCTCCGTGCCGACGTCACCCTGGACACCGTGCTGGCCGTTGCCGAACGGGGCGCATGA